One genomic segment of Kocuria rhizophila DC2201 includes these proteins:
- the cobA gene encoding uroporphyrinogen-III C-methyltransferase — MTYPLGLNLSGRRVLVVGAGPVAARRVPALLAEGAAVELVAPDAHEDLRALAEDGELTWHRRGFRPEDVARAWLVLAHTDSPAVQDLVTRTAEQHRVFCVTGGDAAASSAWVPAVTRAHGVTVAVNAGGDPRRAKGVAAWIAARLETGEIPVRARRSREGASLPGGTDGPAPPSSAGPSPHHGGPVAPGPRPDPADESRIGDAPAQLGSRSSDHLEPDAQQPGTVALVGGGPGDPGLLTVRGRHLLAGADVVVADRLGPTDLLPALAEHAEIIDVGKRAGYHKVTQDRINQTLVDQARAGRRVVRLKGGDPYVFGRGGEEVEFCHAHGIATEVVPGVTSAISVPAAAGIPVTHRDMAHGFTVITAHEELRQVPYREGHTLILMMGVRGLARTAQTLLAAGYPRDLPVAVVERGWTPTQRTTLAPLEDIARTAEERGVRAPAVILVGRVAELGRTDPKT; from the coding sequence ATGACCTACCCCCTGGGTCTGAACCTCTCCGGCCGCCGGGTGCTCGTGGTGGGTGCCGGGCCGGTGGCCGCGCGCCGTGTCCCCGCGCTGCTCGCTGAGGGCGCTGCGGTCGAGCTCGTGGCGCCGGACGCGCACGAGGACCTGCGGGCGCTCGCGGAGGACGGGGAGCTCACGTGGCACCGCCGGGGCTTCCGCCCCGAGGACGTGGCCCGGGCGTGGCTCGTGCTCGCCCACACGGACTCGCCCGCCGTCCAGGACCTCGTGACCCGCACCGCCGAGCAGCACCGGGTCTTCTGCGTCACGGGTGGCGACGCCGCGGCGTCCAGCGCGTGGGTCCCTGCCGTGACGCGCGCCCACGGCGTCACCGTGGCGGTCAACGCGGGCGGGGACCCACGGCGTGCCAAGGGCGTTGCCGCGTGGATCGCGGCACGCCTGGAGACCGGGGAGATCCCGGTCAGGGCGCGGCGCTCGCGGGAGGGCGCATCGTTGCCAGGAGGGACCGACGGGCCCGCGCCCCCCAGCTCCGCGGGCCCCTCCCCGCACCACGGCGGCCCGGTGGCGCCGGGCCCCCGCCCTGACCCGGCTGACGAGTCACGCATCGGCGACGCCCCTGCGCAGCTCGGTTCCCGGTCCAGCGACCACCTCGAACCGGACGCCCAGCAGCCGGGAACCGTGGCCCTCGTGGGAGGTGGACCGGGTGACCCCGGGCTCCTCACGGTACGGGGCCGCCACCTTCTGGCCGGTGCGGACGTGGTGGTCGCCGACCGGCTGGGCCCCACGGACCTGCTCCCGGCGCTCGCGGAGCACGCGGAGATCATCGACGTGGGCAAGCGCGCCGGCTACCACAAGGTCACGCAGGACCGGATCAACCAGACGCTCGTGGACCAGGCGCGGGCGGGGCGCCGGGTGGTGCGGCTCAAGGGTGGGGACCCTTACGTGTTCGGCCGCGGCGGCGAGGAGGTGGAGTTCTGCCACGCCCACGGCATCGCCACCGAAGTGGTCCCCGGGGTCACCTCCGCGATCTCCGTGCCCGCGGCCGCCGGGATCCCCGTGACGCACCGGGACATGGCCCACGGCTTCACGGTCATCACCGCCCACGAGGAGCTGCGCCAGGTCCCGTACCGCGAGGGCCACACGCTGATCCTCATGATGGGCGTGCGCGGACTCGCGCGCACGGCGCAGACCCTGCTCGCCGCGGGCTACCCCCGGGACCTGCCCGTGGCCGTGGTGGAACGGGGCTGGACCCCCACCCAGCGCACCACGCTGGCGCCGCTGGAGGACATCGCCCGCACGGCGGAGGAGCGCGGGGTGCGGGCGCCCGCGGTGATCCTCGTGGGGCGGGTCGCGGAACTCGGACGCACCGACCCGAAAACCTGA
- the ileS gene encoding isoleucine--tRNA ligase → MTDSFVYPKASTDPDAQGVPAAPRLPAVEERVLDYWKRDDTFQASIDQRDSGTDGSNEFVFYDGPPFANGLPHYGHLLTGYVKDLVARYQTQQGRRVERRFGWDTHGLPAELEAMKQLGMTDKQDIEAMGIDTFNDACRASVMKYASEWQDYVTRQARWVDFDNDYKTLNPEYMESVIGAFKALDDKGLVYSGYRVLPYCWKDETPLSNHELRMDDDVYQMRQDTSVTVAFRLSEDTSWAAHPEVAAELAGAEAIAWTTTPWTLPTNEALAVGPAIDYVLVPGAGELAGRRFLVAAELAGSYAKDLGYGDAEDPAAAVAEAVTAHYTGEQLAGIRYAPLWDYFTDDERFGTAKAWQILVADYVTTTDGTGIVHQAPAYGEDDQLVCAEHEIPVVLSVDEGGRFYDLFTDESLAAGAPLAELAGHNVFDKEVARTVIRDLRARGALLREASYEHSYPHCWRCRNPLIYRAVSSWFVSVTAIKDRMLELNQQINWIPGNVKDGQFGKWLENARDWSISRNRYWGSPIPVWESSDPNHPRRDVYGSLAELEADFGRLPRNAAGEVDLHRPWIDELIRPNPDDPTGTSVMRRVPEVLDVWFDSGSMPYAQVHYPMENREWFETHNPGDFIVEYIGQTRGWFYTLHILATALFDRPAFRNVISHGIVLGSDGQKMSKSLRNYPDVNEVLDRDGSDAMRWFLMSSPILRGGNLVVTEQGIRDGVRQMILPLWNVYHFFGLYTNAARGGEGYDAQARYEAEHVMDRYILAETGALVTDAKRLFDEYDIWAAAERLRAYMDTLTNWYVRRSRERFFEEDTEAFDVLYTCLETVCRVAAPLLPLVTEEIWRGLTGGRSVHLTDWPDASLFPRDEALLTAMERTRAICSAGSALRKASSLRVRQPLAGMTVAVPGAQALAGTFQEIVADELNLKSVTLVDADEVSAADYGISQELKVNARAAGPRLGKQVQQVIRATKAGDWSVAEDGGVVAGSVALEEGEYELVTVVDDAAASSARAVTVLPGGGFLVLDTELTDELRAEGVARDMVRAIQQARKDAGLVVSDRIRTTLHADAATLAAVDAHRELVQGETLTRELELVEATNLDVTVAVVDA, encoded by the coding sequence GTGACCGACTCATTCGTGTACCCCAAGGCGAGCACCGACCCCGACGCCCAGGGCGTCCCCGCGGCCCCGCGCCTGCCCGCGGTCGAGGAGCGCGTCCTCGACTACTGGAAGCGTGACGACACCTTCCAGGCGAGCATCGACCAGCGCGACAGCGGCACGGACGGCTCCAACGAGTTCGTCTTCTACGACGGCCCTCCCTTTGCCAACGGCCTGCCCCACTACGGGCACCTGCTCACCGGCTACGTCAAGGACCTCGTGGCCCGCTACCAGACCCAGCAGGGTCGCCGCGTGGAGCGACGCTTCGGCTGGGACACCCACGGGCTGCCCGCGGAGCTCGAGGCCATGAAGCAGCTCGGGATGACGGACAAGCAGGACATCGAGGCCATGGGCATCGACACGTTCAACGACGCCTGCCGCGCCTCCGTGATGAAGTACGCCTCCGAGTGGCAGGACTACGTGACCCGCCAGGCCCGCTGGGTGGACTTCGACAACGACTACAAGACGCTGAACCCGGAGTACATGGAGTCCGTGATCGGCGCGTTCAAGGCCCTCGACGACAAGGGCCTGGTCTACTCCGGCTACCGCGTGCTGCCGTACTGCTGGAAGGACGAGACGCCGCTGTCCAACCACGAGCTGCGCATGGACGACGACGTCTACCAGATGCGCCAGGACACCTCCGTGACCGTGGCGTTCCGGCTCTCCGAGGACACCTCGTGGGCCGCGCACCCGGAGGTCGCCGCGGAGCTCGCGGGCGCGGAGGCCATCGCGTGGACCACCACGCCCTGGACCCTGCCCACCAACGAGGCGCTCGCGGTGGGCCCCGCCATCGACTACGTGCTGGTGCCCGGAGCCGGGGAGCTGGCCGGACGCCGCTTCCTCGTGGCCGCGGAGCTCGCGGGCAGCTACGCCAAGGACCTCGGCTACGGGGATGCCGAGGACCCGGCCGCCGCCGTGGCCGAGGCCGTGACCGCCCACTACACGGGCGAGCAGCTCGCGGGCATCCGCTACGCCCCGCTGTGGGACTACTTCACCGACGACGAGCGCTTCGGCACCGCCAAGGCCTGGCAGATCCTCGTGGCGGACTACGTGACCACCACGGACGGCACGGGCATCGTGCACCAGGCTCCGGCCTACGGCGAGGACGACCAGCTGGTGTGCGCCGAGCACGAGATCCCCGTGGTGCTCTCCGTGGACGAGGGCGGGCGCTTCTACGACCTCTTCACGGACGAGTCCCTGGCCGCCGGGGCGCCGCTCGCGGAGCTCGCCGGGCACAACGTGTTCGACAAGGAGGTGGCGCGCACCGTGATCCGGGACCTGCGGGCCCGCGGCGCGCTGCTGCGCGAGGCCTCCTACGAGCACTCCTACCCGCACTGCTGGCGCTGCCGGAACCCCCTGATCTACCGCGCGGTGTCCTCGTGGTTCGTGAGCGTCACGGCCATCAAGGACCGCATGCTGGAGCTGAACCAGCAGATCAACTGGATCCCCGGCAACGTCAAGGACGGCCAGTTCGGCAAGTGGCTGGAGAACGCCCGGGACTGGTCCATCTCCCGCAACCGCTACTGGGGATCGCCGATCCCCGTGTGGGAGTCCAGCGACCCCAACCACCCGCGCCGCGACGTCTACGGATCCCTCGCGGAGCTTGAGGCGGACTTCGGTCGCCTGCCCCGCAATGCCGCCGGCGAGGTGGATCTGCACCGGCCGTGGATCGACGAGCTGATCCGCCCCAACCCGGACGACCCCACGGGGACGTCCGTGATGCGCCGCGTTCCCGAGGTGCTGGACGTGTGGTTCGACTCCGGGTCCATGCCCTACGCGCAGGTGCACTACCCCATGGAGAACCGCGAGTGGTTCGAGACCCACAACCCCGGTGACTTCATCGTGGAGTACATCGGCCAGACCCGCGGCTGGTTCTACACGCTGCACATCCTGGCCACCGCGCTCTTCGACCGCCCGGCGTTCCGCAACGTGATCTCCCACGGCATCGTGCTGGGCTCGGACGGACAGAAGATGTCCAAGTCCCTGCGCAACTACCCGGACGTCAACGAGGTCCTGGACCGGGACGGGTCGGACGCCATGCGCTGGTTCCTGATGTCCTCGCCCATCCTGCGCGGCGGGAACCTGGTGGTCACCGAGCAGGGCATCCGTGACGGCGTGCGGCAGATGATCCTGCCGCTGTGGAACGTCTACCACTTCTTCGGGCTCTACACGAACGCCGCCCGCGGGGGAGAGGGCTACGACGCCCAGGCGCGGTACGAGGCCGAGCACGTGATGGACCGCTACATCCTGGCCGAGACCGGCGCCCTGGTCACGGACGCCAAGCGGCTCTTCGACGAGTACGACATCTGGGCCGCCGCCGAACGCCTGCGCGCCTACATGGACACGCTCACCAACTGGTACGTGCGCCGGTCCCGCGAGCGCTTCTTCGAGGAGGACACCGAGGCGTTCGACGTGCTCTACACGTGCCTCGAGACCGTGTGCCGCGTGGCCGCCCCGCTGCTGCCGCTGGTCACCGAGGAGATCTGGCGCGGGCTCACCGGCGGGCGCTCGGTGCACCTGACCGACTGGCCCGACGCCTCCCTGTTCCCGCGGGACGAGGCCCTGCTCACCGCCATGGAGCGCACGCGCGCCATCTGCTCCGCGGGCTCCGCACTCCGCAAGGCCAGCAGCCTGCGCGTGCGCCAGCCGCTCGCCGGCATGACCGTGGCCGTGCCCGGGGCGCAGGCGCTCGCGGGCACGTTCCAGGAGATCGTCGCGGACGAGCTGAACCTCAAGTCCGTCACGCTGGTGGACGCGGACGAGGTCTCGGCCGCCGACTACGGCATCTCCCAGGAGCTCAAGGTCAACGCGCGCGCCGCCGGTCCCCGGCTCGGCAAGCAGGTGCAGCAGGTCATCAGGGCCACCAAGGCGGGCGACTGGTCCGTGGCCGAGGACGGCGGCGTGGTCGCCGGCTCGGTGGCGCTGGAGGAGGGCGAGTACGAGCTGGTCACGGTGGTCGACGACGCCGCGGCGTCCTCCGCGCGCGCCGTCACCGTGCTGCCCGGCGGCGGTTTCCTGGTGCTGGACACCGAGCTGACCGACGAGCTGCGCGCCGAGGGCGTGGCTCGGGACATGGTCCGTGCGATCCAGCAGGCCCGCAAGGACGCCGGGCTGGTGGTCTCGGACCGGATCCGCACCACGCTCCACGCCGACGCCGCGACGCTGGCCGCGGTGGACGCGCACCGCGAGCTCGTGCAGGGGGAGACCCTCACCCGGGAGCTGGAGCTGGTGGAGGCCACGAACCTGGACGTCACCGTGGCGGTGGTGGACGCATGA